One Microcoleus sp. bin38.metabat.b11b12b14.051 genomic window carries:
- a CDS encoding WGxxGxxG family protein, which yields MKRSDLTKTIGATIIAAGLAIAPAHLPASAQTNTAPGTNSRDTTTTTTTPRSGVYSAENDRDFDWGWLGLLGLSGLLGLMPRKRQENVRYTTTVNDREPAVRTDLR from the coding sequence ATGAAACGTTCTGACTTAACCAAAACAATCGGTGCCACTATTATCGCTGCTGGTTTAGCAATTGCTCCAGCTCATCTGCCAGCTTCTGCTCAGACAAATACTGCTCCTGGTACTAACAGCAGAGACACCACAACTACAACCACAACTCCTCGCTCGGGTGTCTACAGTGCTGAGAACGATCGCGATTTTGATTGGGGATGGCTAGGCTTGCTCGGCTTGTCGGGTTTGCTCGGTTTGATGCCCCGCAAACGCCAAGAAAATGTCCGCTATACTACCACAGTGAACGATCGCGAGCCCGCAGTTCGTACAGATTTGCGCTAA